The genomic stretch GACTAAAGCTGCCGCCATGTCCATCAAGGCCAAGGCGCTGATCTATGCAGCCCGCCCGCTGTTCAACACCGCCAGCCCTTACCTGGCTTTCCCCGGTCATGAAGACCTGATCTGTCTGGGTACGCATGACGCCAGTCTCTGGGATGCCGCCATGAAAGCTGCGGAAGCCGTGATCACAGAAGCGGAGACCAACGGTGGTCACCATATCCTCAATACCGGTAACCCGCTGGATGATTATGGCAATGCCACTTCACTGCCGGCCAATGCCGAAGTATTGCTGGCCTTCAAGTTCATCAACGGTACTCTCTTTGATTCCGGTAACTGGAATAACCTGCCCATGAACGCCTTCTACAACTCGCGTGTATGGGAGGCCCAGGGCAATGTACTGACCACAAATCACCTGGAGAATTATTATAAAGCAGATGGTACGGACCAGGACTGGCCCGCTACTGCCGCTACTGCTTTCAGCGATTATACCACAAGAATGAACCAGATGGAAGCCCGCTTCAAGGTTACCTTCCAGCCCTGGCAGATGGATGCCTGGTCCAATCCTGGCGATGCCAACTGGAACAACCAGGCTACGTTTGGCAATGGTCCTGGTTATGGGGTGGCCCGCGTGGTTAAATTCTATTACAAGGCCAGTAACAGGGCCTGGTTTGAGTTCCCGCTCTTCCGCCTGGCTTCTGCTTACCTGATAGCCGCCGAGGCATATAACGAAATGGGACAACCGCAGAAAGCGCTGGAAAGGCTGAACGTGATCCATGAACGCGCCGGTCTGCCCGCTATCACAGAGACCGACCAGGCCGCGCTGCGCACCATCATCCAGCGGGAATGGGCGGCTGAGTTCTTCCATGAGCAATACCGCCTGCATGACGTGAAGCACTGGAAGCTCTCCAATATCGGTAACGGTATCATTGGCGGTGAGATCCGCGCTTTTGCCTTCAACGACAATACTTCGGTGAAACTGACCGGGAACAGCAACTACCAGGATAAAGTGCTCTACACGGCTTTCTGGTCGCCCAAAATGTACCTGAACCCCTTCCCGCAAACAGAGGTCAATAAAGGCAATCTTTTACAAAACCCCGGTTATTGATCCTTAAAATCAGAACAGTGCTGAACTATAAATATTTTAACATGCTGCATATGAAAAAAGTAAGGCTTATGGCAGCGGGTCTCCTGGTCCTGGTACTCAACCTCCCTGCCACCCTGACTGCCCAGGAAGAATCCGAAGAAAGATCCCTGCCGGATACTACCAGCGTTCCTGGTAACAACGAGGCCTATGAACCCGGCCCACTGCTGCGGGTGCCGAGATCACGATCTGTTGCTTCTTATTCTACCGTGTCCGGACAGGACCTGTTCCGCACACCGGTAGCCAATATCTCCAATACTTTATATGGTCTGCTGCCCGGCCTCCGGGTAACGCAGCGCTCCGGCGAGCCCGGCTATGATGATGCCGTGCTGCAATTCAGGGGCGGTGGCACTTATGATAACAGCGGCCTGATCATCTACGTGGATGGCTTCCAGGTACAGCGCTCTTATTTCGCTTATCTGTCGCCCCTGGAAATAGAAAGCATCACTATCCTGAAAGATCCTGTGACCCTGGCCACCTTCGGTATGAAGGGCGCCAATGGTGTACTCTGGGTAGAGACAAAAAGAGGCCAGGCCAAAAAGCCCACCATCAACGTACAGGTGGTGAACGGCTGGCAGCAGGCGCTGGACTATGTAAAGCCCTATGGATCCTACAACTATGCCCGCAAATACAATGAAGCCGTCAGCAACGATAACTATTCCCTGAATGGTTACCAGTTTGACTGGACGCCCACCTATACAGAGGCCCAGCTGCAGGCTTACCGGGATGGTACCGGCACTAATGTAGACTGGTATGGAGAAGCCCTCCGTAAGAACTCGCCCTATACCAATGCCAATGTGAACCTGAAAGGCGGGGATAGCAATACCCGTTATGCCGTGATCCTGGACTATATGCGCCAGGGTGGTATGTATGATGTGGCTACCAATTCCACCAACAGCAATGCACAGATCCAGCGGTATAATATCCGCTCCAACCTCGACTTCCGCTTCTTTAAGATCTTTGAAGCTAAAGTGGACCTCGGCGGCCGCATCGAGGACAGGCGTTATCCCAATTTCAACGGACCTTCGCTCTGGTCCAATATGGCCAGCTATCCTGCCAATATTTACCCGGTGGTGGACGCCAGTGGTCACTGGTCAGGCACTACCACCTATCCCAATAACCCGCTGGCATCATTGCGGGCGCTGGGCTGGGCTTCCACCCACGACCGTACCCTGCAGGCCAATTTCAACCTGAAGCAACGGCTTGATTTCATCACACCCGGTCTCTACCTGAGCGAAGCCGCTTCTTTCAATACCTGGAACCGCACTTCGGCCAGTAAGACCGCTACCTATGCGCGTTTCAACAACGGCGTACAGACCACTACCGATAAACAAACGGATATCATCAGCAACGGCGCCAGGACTACCAATCAGTACGACTGGAAGCAGTATATCTTCACGGCCGGTTACGACCGCAGCTTCGGTGTACACCAGCTGTCCGGCGCGGTGAACTATTTTATCAGTGATTATGTGGTGGACTATGGCACCAACCAGGCCGGTCTGAACACCGGTGACAATATCTTCTACCATTTCAAGAACATTGGCGGCCGCTTCAATTATACCTATGACCGCCGGTACATTGCCGAAATTGGTTTTGGTTTCAGCGGCTCGGACAACTATGCACCGGGCAACCGCTGGGGCTTTTATCCCGCCCTCAGCCTGGGCTGGGTCCTCTCCAATGAAGCTTTCCTGGAAGAGAACACTACTGTCACCAACCTCAAACTGCGCGTAAGCGGCGGCCTGACCGGTAATGATCAGTCTGCCAACGGCCGTTACCTCTACAAGCAATATTATGGAGGCAGCGGTACCTATTACACGGGTGCATCTTCTCTTACTTCCAATGCTGGTATCAGACAGCAAGCCCTTGCCAACCCGGATATATTTGCCGAGCAGAGCTTAAAGCTGAATGCTGGTGTGGACGCCACTTTCTTCAATAAGCTGTCGCTCAGCCTGGAGGTTTTCCAGGACAAACGCACCGATATAGTAGGGCAGGATAATAGTCTTTCCGCCACTTTTGGCGCATTGCTGCCTTATGTCAACCTGGGTAAGGTGACTACCAAAGGACTGGAAGCCACCCTGCGTTTCCAGGAGCGCTCCGGCCCTGTTGACTGGTGGGCTGGTGCTATGATCAGCTATGCCAAAAATAAAATTGATTACCGTGCCGAAGTGCCCACCCTGAATGATTTCAGCAGGGTCACTGGTTCCCCCATCGGAACACCGATCGGGCTGATCGCGGACGGCTTCTATGATATTGATGATTTTGATGCCGACGGCACTTTAAAAGATGGTATCCCCACGCCGGCCTTCGGCGCCGTGCAGCCCGGTGATATCAAATACAAAGACCTGGACGGCAACAACCGGGTAGACCAGAATGATGTTACCCGGATAGGTGATCCTGAATATCCCAACCTGATCTATGCCATAGATGCCGGTGCCCGTTTTAAAGGCTTTGACCTGAGCGTCCTGTTCCAGGGTGCTGCCGGTACGGATGTGAACCTGCTGACCGCTGCTGCTTACCAGACAGTAGCCTTTGTACAGAACAGCAATATCACGCCCATAGCAGGTAATGCATGGGCTTATTATCCTGATCAGGGTATTGATACCAGGGCCAGCGCCAATTATCCCCGGCTGACCACCAAGGCTAATGAGAACAACTACCGCACGTCCAGCTTCTGGATGAAGAAAGGTAATTTCCTCCGTATCCGGCAGATAGAGGCCGGTTACAATATCCCTGCCGCTACGCTGCGCAGGATGGGCCTGAACCAGCTCCGGGTGTATGTCAGCGCCATCAATCCCTTTACCTGGAGCTACCTGGGCAGGGAATATGGACTGGATCCCGAAACATGGTCCGGTTATCCTGGCCTGAAATCGTACAATGTCGGTATTAATCTCACCTTTTAATTCCACGATCATGAACCTGCAGCGTTTATCTATACCAACTTTCTGTCTGCTCCTGCTGGCCTTTATGAGCAGTTGTGAGAAAGACTTCCTGGATACCAGGATAGACAATACCTTAACGGAAGAAACACAAAGCTCCAACTACAGTACCCTGGTGGGGTATGCCGTAGCGCCGTATACGGAACTGCGCAATGAGTTCCTCATGCTTAATTCCAACCTATTTGCGCCGGTGACGGACGAAGCGGTACACAGCAATACCAATGCTGCTGCTGTTCTGTTCACCAACGGCAGCTGGAACCCCTCTACCAACCCGGATAACTACTACAGCAATTATTATTTTGGTATCCGGGCCGCCAATTATTTCCTGGAGCAGTCCGGCAATTACAGGGCCTGGCTGGCGCTTAACCGGGATACTATTTCCCCGGCAGGCAAAACCAATTATACCAATGATACCCTCAATATGGGATGGTATCGTGGCGAAGCGCATATCCTGCGCGCCTGGTATTACCTGGAGCTGGCAAAAAGATATGGCGGCGTGCCGCTGGTGACCAGGACCCTGGCCGCCACTGAGAACACCCATATACCGCGTTCCGGTTTTGATGAGATCATTGAGTTCATTGTAAGTGAAGTGGACCAGTACAAGGATACTTTACAGCCCAACTGGAAGACCTCCAATTTTACCAATAATGACGGCCGCATCACCCGCGGCGCAGCCCTGGCGCTGAAGAGCAGGGCCCTGCTGCTGGCCGCCAGCCCGCTCAATAATCCCAACAATGATGTAGCCCGCTGGGAACGTGCTGCCGCAGCCCTCAATGAATTCCTGGTGCGCAGCAACGGGATCTATTCTTTGCACAGCAACTACCAGCAGTATTTCCTGGAAACCAATACCATCACCAGCGCTGAGACCATCTGGGCTATCCGCTATCCTGCGGGCAATAACATGGAGATCCAGAACTATCCCGTTGGCACAGCCGGCGGTAACAGTGGTATTGCGCCCACGCAGGACCTGGTAGATGCCTATGAATATACCGGCGTCCCTGATCCTGCCAATCCCTATGCCAACAGGGACCCGCGGCTGGGCTTCACCGTAGTGACCAACAACAGCACCTGGAACAGCCGCACCATCAAACAGGCGCCTGGTGAACCAGATGATATGAAAGTGACCATGGCCAGCAGGACCGGTTACTACCTGAAAAAATTCCTGAACGATGGCATGAACCTTCAGCAGGGCGCTACCAAAGTACACCACTGGTCGGTGTTCCGCTATGCAGAGATCCTGCTGGAATATGCAGAAGCCATGAACGAAGCCTATGGCCCCGATGATGCACATGGCTACAGCATGACCGCCCGGCAGGCGCTGAATGCAGTAAGAAGCAGGACCGGTGTGGCCATGCCAGCCGTTACTGTAACGGATAAAACCGGGTTCCGCAATGCGGTGAAAAGAGAACGTCAGGTAGAGCTGGCCTTTGAGAACTACCGCTACTGGGACCTGCTGCGCTGGAAAGATGCTGAAAATGTTCTTGACCAGCCGGTGCATGGGCTGACCATTACCAAAGATGGTTCCGGTCAATACGTGTACACAGAGAAAGTAGTGGAGAACCGCGTATTTGACGCCAGCAAAATGTACCGCTATCCTTTCCCGCAGGCCGAAGTCATCAAATCCAATGGCGTGCTGGAACAAAATCCCAACTGGTAAAAATGACCATTGCTTAACTATTATTAAAACGGTGCATATGAAACTATATACAACCCTGTGCTTTCTCTTCCTGCTGGCGGTTTTGAGCGGCTGTGAGAAAGACGATTCCAAAATAGCTTACGGGAACAATACGATCTTCATGCCCCAGGCCCAGTTAAAATCGGGTGGGGTGGATGCCAGTTATCCCGTACCTTCCGGTGTGGACTCTTCTACCTATAATTACCAGACGGACAGAACGGCTGGTAAGCTGAAAGTGATCCTGGGCGCCAATATCTCCGGCCCCGGCGCTGAAGGGTATAGTGTATCCATTTCCGTGAATACAGATACCATTCAGCAGATCCTGGATGCAGGCGTATACCCCGCCGCTACCTACCTGCCCATGCCGGCTTCCTTGTATTCCCTTCCGGAGAAACTGACAGTGCCGGCCGGAACCCGTGGTGGTACTTTCACCCTGGACCTGGACATTGAGCAGCTGAAACTGGAACAGTATGTAGGCAAACACCTGCTGCTGGCGGTGAAGATCAGTGATCCCAGTAATTATGAACTGTTGACCAAACTGACTACAACCATCGTAGTGGTGGATGTGGACGCCCTGGTCATTGGTCCCTCTCAGGATATTACACTTGCCTATATCAAGAACCCCGGCAGTCCTTTTATTGCTTCCGCGCTGAATGGTAAATGGGGTACGCTGGCCGACTGGAAAGCGAACGCCGCCGCTTTGAGCCATAGCGGCATTGGTGGTTATGTCACTGATGGTGATGGAAAAAATATGAACCTGGAATCCGGCTGGGGCTCCCCGCAGATCTATAACGGCAAGCTCTACCAGACCATTGAACTGCCTGCTGGCACTTATTCCTTTGATCCTTCCGGCGGCAGCTGGAAATGGCTGGGAGCGCTGGATGTGGCCTATACGGTGGTAGCTCCCGCTGTGGATACCATCCCGGATTTTGCCGATATACTCACTGCAACCGGCTTCTGGTACCAGCAGCTGAAGAGCCCGCAAACACCAGTGACCTTTACGCTGGATCAGCCCGGTAAGGTAACGGTAGGTATAGTGGTGAACCATATCCAGGCCGGACAGGGCTTCAAGACCTCCTCCGTCAAACTGGTCACTTATCCCAAACACTTATAAGAACGACTTTGAGCAAGGCGATCACTATAGTAAACAGGGCGGCCCGGTTATGCATCGGCTGGGTGCTGCTGCCAGTAGTTGTGGTATTGCATATGCAGGGCTGTTCGCAGGCCCTGCATACCCCCAGGCTGGTAGCGGTGGACAGTGGCTGGGCCGCCAATTCTGTCAATACCGTGGTGTTCCGCAAGAATGCCCTCTATACGCAAGGCGATTATCAGTATATCAGTTACTACAATGCCGAAGGGTATGTAGTGCTGGGCAAAAGAAAACAGGGCAGCGCCCAATGGACCTTACAGACCACTCCCTTTAAAGGACATGTGCAGGATGCACACAACAGCATCAGCCTGATTGCAGATGGCGAGGGCTACCTGCACCTGAGCTGGGACCA from Candidatus Pseudobacter hemicellulosilyticus encodes the following:
- a CDS encoding RagB/SusD family nutrient uptake outer membrane protein, whose amino-acid sequence is MKYKSLLIVLGLSAGLVGCEKEFLQMPLSSTTTIDSVFSTTIKAQGAVANAYRTNLSQGLPAFNNWDAMVQENLSGSMNYGFGWTLAKNIVLNGLAAANMNEDMQGYASNFPPIRQAYLVKENIDQVADMSAGDKSVIKAEMQMLVAYRYTQMMIIYGGVPIVSKAFSANEDPSVPRNSVRAVLDSVVKWCDEAIPVLPSRWSDAWTGRMTKAAAMSIKAKALIYAARPLFNTASPYLAFPGHEDLICLGTHDASLWDAAMKAAEAVITEAETNGGHHILNTGNPLDDYGNATSLPANAEVLLAFKFINGTLFDSGNWNNLPMNAFYNSRVWEAQGNVLTTNHLENYYKADGTDQDWPATAATAFSDYTTRMNQMEARFKVTFQPWQMDAWSNPGDANWNNQATFGNGPGYGVARVVKFYYKASNRAWFEFPLFRLASAYLIAAEAYNEMGQPQKALERLNVIHERAGLPAITETDQAALRTIIQREWAAEFFHEQYRLHDVKHWKLSNIGNGIIGGEIRAFAFNDNTSVKLTGNSNYQDKVLYTAFWSPKMYLNPFPQTEVNKGNLLQNPGY
- a CDS encoding SusC/RagA family TonB-linked outer membrane protein, translated to MKKVRLMAAGLLVLVLNLPATLTAQEESEERSLPDTTSVPGNNEAYEPGPLLRVPRSRSVASYSTVSGQDLFRTPVANISNTLYGLLPGLRVTQRSGEPGYDDAVLQFRGGGTYDNSGLIIYVDGFQVQRSYFAYLSPLEIESITILKDPVTLATFGMKGANGVLWVETKRGQAKKPTINVQVVNGWQQALDYVKPYGSYNYARKYNEAVSNDNYSLNGYQFDWTPTYTEAQLQAYRDGTGTNVDWYGEALRKNSPYTNANVNLKGGDSNTRYAVILDYMRQGGMYDVATNSTNSNAQIQRYNIRSNLDFRFFKIFEAKVDLGGRIEDRRYPNFNGPSLWSNMASYPANIYPVVDASGHWSGTTTYPNNPLASLRALGWASTHDRTLQANFNLKQRLDFITPGLYLSEAASFNTWNRTSASKTATYARFNNGVQTTTDKQTDIISNGARTTNQYDWKQYIFTAGYDRSFGVHQLSGAVNYFISDYVVDYGTNQAGLNTGDNIFYHFKNIGGRFNYTYDRRYIAEIGFGFSGSDNYAPGNRWGFYPALSLGWVLSNEAFLEENTTVTNLKLRVSGGLTGNDQSANGRYLYKQYYGGSGTYYTGASSLTSNAGIRQQALANPDIFAEQSLKLNAGVDATFFNKLSLSLEVFQDKRTDIVGQDNSLSATFGALLPYVNLGKVTTKGLEATLRFQERSGPVDWWAGAMISYAKNKIDYRAEVPTLNDFSRVTGSPIGTPIGLIADGFYDIDDFDADGTLKDGIPTPAFGAVQPGDIKYKDLDGNNRVDQNDVTRIGDPEYPNLIYAIDAGARFKGFDLSVLFQGAAGTDVNLLTAAAYQTVAFVQNSNITPIAGNAWAYYPDQGIDTRASANYPRLTTKANENNYRTSSFWMKKGNFLRIRQIEAGYNIPAATLRRMGLNQLRVYVSAINPFTWSYLGREYGLDPETWSGYPGLKSYNVGINLTF
- a CDS encoding RagB/SusD family nutrient uptake outer membrane protein, which translates into the protein MNLQRLSIPTFCLLLLAFMSSCEKDFLDTRIDNTLTEETQSSNYSTLVGYAVAPYTELRNEFLMLNSNLFAPVTDEAVHSNTNAAAVLFTNGSWNPSTNPDNYYSNYYFGIRAANYFLEQSGNYRAWLALNRDTISPAGKTNYTNDTLNMGWYRGEAHILRAWYYLELAKRYGGVPLVTRTLAATENTHIPRSGFDEIIEFIVSEVDQYKDTLQPNWKTSNFTNNDGRITRGAALALKSRALLLAASPLNNPNNDVARWERAAAALNEFLVRSNGIYSLHSNYQQYFLETNTITSAETIWAIRYPAGNNMEIQNYPVGTAGGNSGIAPTQDLVDAYEYTGVPDPANPYANRDPRLGFTVVTNNSTWNSRTIKQAPGEPDDMKVTMASRTGYYLKKFLNDGMNLQQGATKVHHWSVFRYAEILLEYAEAMNEAYGPDDAHGYSMTARQALNAVRSRTGVAMPAVTVTDKTGFRNAVKRERQVELAFENYRYWDLLRWKDAENVLDQPVHGLTITKDGSGQYVYTEKVVENRVFDASKMYRYPFPQAEVIKSNGVLEQNPNW
- a CDS encoding DUF5013 domain-containing protein, producing the protein MKLYTTLCFLFLLAVLSGCEKDDSKIAYGNNTIFMPQAQLKSGGVDASYPVPSGVDSSTYNYQTDRTAGKLKVILGANISGPGAEGYSVSISVNTDTIQQILDAGVYPAATYLPMPASLYSLPEKLTVPAGTRGGTFTLDLDIEQLKLEQYVGKHLLLAVKISDPSNYELLTKLTTTIVVVDVDALVIGPSQDITLAYIKNPGSPFIASALNGKWGTLADWKANAAALSHSGIGGYVTDGDGKNMNLESGWGSPQIYNGKLYQTIELPAGTYSFDPSGGSWKWLGALDVAYTVVAPAVDTIPDFADILTATGFWYQQLKSPQTPVTFTLDQPGKVTVGIVVNHIQAGQGFKTSSVKLVTYPKHL